The DNA segment GGCGGTCGCGGGCGAGTTGAGGAACGGACTGGATGACGGCGGTCGGCGGGTTAGTCTTGTCGCCCGGCTTGTCGTTGACAGGCACGTAGTGCGTGACGACCGCCCGTGGCGCGTGCGCGGGCGCGCGCAACGAAGGCGGCGGAAGCGACTCCAGCCACTCGAGGGCCTGGCGTTCCTCGGGGGCCTGCCCCGTCTGGAAGTGCGCCGCCGCGAGCGCCATGAAGATCCGCGCGGGATGGGGCGGCCACTCGGGGCGATCCCGCGCGTCAGCTTCACTCGCCGCGACAAACCCGTTGAGATAGCGAATTCCTACGGCGAGCACCGTCAGGCCTCCGGAGCGGTCTCCTTCATCGCTTCGATCTGACTCAGCCGAACGAGCTCCACCAGCTCCGGCAAGGGCTTCAACACGATAGGTTCCTCGGGCCAGGGGAGCCCCTGCTCCTTCGCGCGAGCCGCTGCCTTGCACAGCAGCGCGACCGCCTCGTCGCCGCTGAGCGTGAAGCGCTGGGGCTCGGCGCCGGGCCGGTCGAGCAGCTCCCACACCATCGGTCCGTCCGGCCACAGGAGACAGCGTGATCGCAGGTCGGTGCCGGCCTCGAAGGCGAGCGTGGCAGCAGTGAGACCGAGCGCGGCCAGGACGGTGCGCGCCGCCACGTCCGTTTCTCCCCGCGGCGGCTGGCCATCGAGGGGGAATCGCAACCGGCGCAGCGCAATGAGCGACAGCGTGGTCGTCTGCTCCGCGTACTCGATGGTGAGGCCGGAGTTCGGCAACTCGAACGGCACGCTCGACAGCCCGAGCTTCGACGGCTGGACGGCCCCGCGCTCGTTCGCCTCGGCCACCCGGAATGTCGTCCGATCCTCAGAGGGAATGACGCGCACGTTCTTGCTCGTTTCGAACGGGTCGCGCCGCACGCCGCGGGCCCGATAATCGGCTTCCCACGCCGCCCCCACGCCCACGATCTCCGAAACCAGGGCCCGCTCGAACTTGGCGCCGAGTCCGCCTTTCGGGCCGGTCGAGTCCCACATGCCGAAGACGAGCGCCGTGGGGCAGAGCTCGAAGAGCGGCGTCGCGTTCGCCAGACCTACCGCATTGAGCGTCTTGCCCCTCGGTGACTTGCGGAACGGTTGGCCGTCGAGCTGGCTGTAGCGCAACGTGGCGTCCGCCAAGCGATGGGGGACCTGCAAGCTCGTAATCCGGCCGACCTTGTCGATTAGCCGTCCAGCCGCCTTGTCCGCCTCGAGGTCCCCCGTCGGGTCGTGCTCCGAGAAGTCGACGACGATGAGGGGCAGCCTGAGCCGGCCGGCATCCACCGCCTCCTGGAGCGCAGCCTCCATCCGGTTGGCCTGGCTCTGCACGCTGTCGAGCAGAACACATGTGACTGGCTCGTCGCGCCCAGGAATGCGTCGTTTCTCGATGGCATACATCGCCCCTGCAAAGGTCGGCGGAAACACCTTGTCGCCTGGGCCACCAGCGGGCTGGAGCCGCCGACGGCACCGGAACGCCGCCGCAGCTCCCACCACGGCGTTGTGAAGGACGTCCAAACTCAAATCAGTCATCTCCTTCGCCTCCCGATCGTGTCGTAGTCCCCCGGGGACCTCCCGATGCATTGAGATCCGAGACTCGACGCTCCCGGTGGCTCCGAGGTCGCGACGGCCCACAGACGTTTTCCACTACCGTTCGACCTCGTCCGCTGCCCGGGGGTCACCCTCACCTCCTTCCGGGTCCGGGGAAAGCTCCGGAGCCGTGAGGGGGCGCGGGAGAGCTTCGACTGGCTGCAGGTCAGGCAGTTGCGCGCCGTCGGGCGCGGCCCGCAGCGCTTCGAAGCGGCGTGCGGAGACCAGTACCCTGTTCTCGAGTGCGCCAACGGAAGCGTTGTACGCTTCCACGGTGCGGCCCAGGCGCCTGCCGACCGTCACCCAGTGTTCGGCGAGGTTGGCGATGCGCTCGTACAGTTGTTTACCCAACTCGGCCACCTGGTAGGCGTTTTGCGCGAGGGCTTCCTGCCGCCATCCGTACGCCACGGCCTTTAGCAGGGCGATGAGGATCGTGGGGCTGGCGGGGATCACCCGCTGGCCGACGCCGAACTCAATCAGGCCGGGGTCCACCTCCAGGGCCGCGCTGAAGAAGGCCTCGCCCGGGATGAACATGACGACGAAGTCGGGGGTGACCTCGAACTGGTCGAAGTAGGACTTGCGGCCCAGGTTCGCGATGTGGTTGCGCACGTGGGTCGCGTGCTGGGCGAGCAGGCGACGGCGGCTGTCCTCGTCGGGAGCTTCGATCGCGCCCAGGTAGGCTTCGACCGGCGCCTTGGCGTCCACGACCAGACGCCTACCGCCGGGCAGCTGCACGATCAAATCGGGCCGCAGACGGCCGTCTTCTCCCTGACCGGTGGCCTGCTCGACGAAGTCGCAGTGGGGCTGCATACCGGCCATCTCGACGACCCGTTGCAGCTGCAGTTCGCCCCACCGGCCGCGCGCGGTCGGCTGCCGCAACGCCTTCACCAAGTTGGCGGTCTCGCTGTGCAGCCGCGGCAGGTGCAACTCCGCAAGCTCCCGCAACTGCTGGGTGAGGGCGGCGTAAGCACTCACGCGCTGCCGCTCCAGATCGGCCAGGTAGGTGCGGACTCTGTCCATCTGTTCGTGCAGCGGCTTCACCAGGTCTTCGACCGCCTTCTGACGGGCACCGAGGTCCGCCTGGGCGGCCTGCTGGAACTTCGCGAGGTTCTCGCGCGCCAGCTGCAGGAAGGCTTCGTTGTTGGTTCGCAGCGCCTCGGCCGAAAGCGAACGGAACGCGTCGGAGAGTTTCGTCTGCGCTTCGTTGAGCAGCGCGAGCTTCTCGTCGGTCGCACGTCGCTCGTGTTGCAGTTGCCCCTGCAGCTCGGCCAGACGGCTGCGCAAAGTCGTCAACTCGCTCTCGCGTTCGCCAGCGACGGCCTCCAGGTCGCGGATCCGTGCGGCTTCGGATTCAGCGGCCGCACGGCGCGTGGCTTCCTCGTGGAGGCTGCGGCGCAACGCCTCTTCCCGGCCCGAGGCCTCCTCGAGCCTACGCGCCTGTTCCAAGCGCTCGGTCTCCAGACTGCGTACGCGCTCGCGCAACGCCGCCAGTTCGGATTCGTCCCGTCGGCGCCGTGCTTCAGCACGAGCCCACACGACGACGGCCGCGGCGAGCGCGCCCATCAGGATCCCGATGCCGAACTCGAACCACGCGGTCACCGCTGCCTCCCGGTGACGGGTCGGCCATCACCGCCTAGCCGTGTGCACCGGCTCCTCTCCGGAGTGAACGCGCCGCCTGCCAGTTTTCGCACCCCGATCCCGATTGACTCGTATGCCCAGGTGGTCCGGCCAGATCTCGCGAAGCAAACGCTGCGGCGACGTTGGGGACTGTGGGGAGCTTGGGACCCCTGTGGTTCCGAAATTCTCTGACCGTTTTTCTACGCTACAGGTAGCACACGGCCGTCAGCTCGTCAAACAACTTCGGTGTGGATCCACGAGAGGCCATCCGACCGGCGGCGAACGCAGACGGCGTGGATGTCAATACCCCTCCGGGCGGCGTTGGTACCGTGGGTCATTCCGGTTCGGCACCGAGACGCCGGAGGACGCGGCGCCGGCGTACTGCCGGGCTCCGCATGGCCACACGTCCCGCTCCGTGGTGTTCTGGATCGATCAGCGGGGGCGTTACAATGGGCGCATGCGGCTGCACGAACGCCTCCGCGAGGTGCGGCGCCACCGCGGCCTGACTCTCGTCGACGTCCGCGAGAAGACCGGCCTGTCGGTCTCTTACCTGTCCGACCTGGAGCGGGGGCGGTCCAACCCGAGCTTCGAGACCCTCGAGCGGCTGGCGCGGGCCTACGATATGTCGGTGCTGGACCTGTTGTCCGGCGTGGAAGAAGCCGGCGAGGCGACGCCCGAGGGGCTGCCCCCCGGTCTGGCAGAACTCGTGAAAGAAGGAAGAGTGGACATCGAGACGGCCCGCGACCTGAGCCGGATCGAGTTGCGCGGCCGTAGGCCCCGCACGAAGGAAGATTGGGAGTTGCTCTACCTCAACATCCGACGGCTGCTGATCCCCCCGGACGACCGGACCTCCGAACCGTGACCCCAGACGACGAACTGGAAACCCGGATGATCGACCTCGTGCGGCGCGTCTGCCGCGAGCACCCCAGCTGCCATGATCCCGAAGCTCTGGCCACAGCGCTCGGGTTGCGCACGCTGCGAGGCGACCTCGCAGAGTGGGAGGGCGGCCTGGTGGGGGACGCGGTCGTTGTCGACCCGAGTCGCCCTGCCAGGCGGGCCCTGTTCACCGCCTACCACGAGATCGCACACCACCTGATCCGTCGGGACGATTCGCTGCTGGCGCTGCTGCACGACCAATACCCCCGCCAGGAGGATTTCGAACGCACGTGCGAGCGTCTGTGCAACATCGGCGCGGCCGAGTTCCTCGTGCCGCGGGACCTCGTGGTGCGCACGTGGCGCGAACGCGGTTTCGGGATCCGCCTGGTGCCGGTGCTCTACGACGCGACAGGGGCTTCGGCCACGGCGGTGTGCGTCCAACTGGGGTTGCTGGCTCCTCACGCATGCGTTGCCGTTGTCGCGCGGATGGTCCGCATGGTGGACGGCGAGCAGGCCGCACTGCTGCTTGGCGCCGAGGAGCGGACCGGGCTTGCGGTCGACGTCAGCGTTTCGTCCCGGTCCATGAAGTACTCCGTCGCGCGGGGGACACCGATTCCGCCAGGACACCTGCTGCACACCGCCGCACGCGCCCACGAGCGAGAAGTGGTGGCGGGCAAAGACCG comes from the Armatimonadota bacterium genome and includes:
- the cas7u gene encoding type I-U CRISPR-associated RAMP protein Csb1/Cas7u, yielding MHREVPGGLRHDREAKEMTDLSLDVLHNAVVGAAAAFRCRRRLQPAGGPGDKVFPPTFAGAMYAIEKRRIPGRDEPVTCVLLDSVQSQANRMEAALQEAVDAGRLRLPLIVVDFSEHDPTGDLEADKAAGRLIDKVGRITSLQVPHRLADATLRYSQLDGQPFRKSPRGKTLNAVGLANATPLFELCPTALVFGMWDSTGPKGGLGAKFERALVSEIVGVGAAWEADYRARGVRRDPFETSKNVRVIPSEDRTTFRVAEANERGAVQPSKLGLSSVPFELPNSGLTIEYAEQTTTLSLIALRRLRFPLDGQPPRGETDVAARTVLAALGLTAATLAFEAGTDLRSRCLLWPDGPMVWELLDRPGAEPQRFTLSGDEAVALLCKAAARAKEQGLPWPEEPIVLKPLPELVELVRLSQIEAMKETAPEA
- the rmuC gene encoding DNA recombination protein RmuC, yielding MTAWFEFGIGILMGALAAAVVVWARAEARRRRDESELAALRERVRSLETERLEQARRLEEASGREEALRRSLHEEATRRAAAESEAARIRDLEAVAGERESELTTLRSRLAELQGQLQHERRATDEKLALLNEAQTKLSDAFRSLSAEALRTNNEAFLQLARENLAKFQQAAQADLGARQKAVEDLVKPLHEQMDRVRTYLADLERQRVSAYAALTQQLRELAELHLPRLHSETANLVKALRQPTARGRWGELQLQRVVEMAGMQPHCDFVEQATGQGEDGRLRPDLIVQLPGGRRLVVDAKAPVEAYLGAIEAPDEDSRRRLLAQHATHVRNHIANLGRKSYFDQFEVTPDFVVMFIPGEAFFSAALEVDPGLIEFGVGQRVIPASPTILIALLKAVAYGWRQEALAQNAYQVAELGKQLYERIANLAEHWVTVGRRLGRTVEAYNASVGALENRVLVSARRFEALRAAPDGAQLPDLQPVEALPRPLTAPELSPDPEGGEGDPRAADEVER
- a CDS encoding helix-turn-helix transcriptional regulator, translating into MRLHERLREVRRHRGLTLVDVREKTGLSVSYLSDLERGRSNPSFETLERLARAYDMSVLDLLSGVEEAGEATPEGLPPGLAELVKEGRVDIETARDLSRIELRGRRPRTKEDWELLYLNIRRLLIPPDDRTSEP
- a CDS encoding ImmA/IrrE family metallo-endopeptidase, with translation MTPDDELETRMIDLVRRVCREHPSCHDPEALATALGLRTLRGDLAEWEGGLVGDAVVVDPSRPARRALFTAYHEIAHHLIRRDDSLLALLHDQYPRQEDFERTCERLCNIGAAEFLVPRDLVVRTWRERGFGIRLVPVLYDATGASATAVCVQLGLLAPHACVAVVARMVRMVDGEQAALLLGAEERTGLAVDVSVSSRSMKYSVARGTPIPPGHLLHTAARAHEREVVAGKDRIPFRTGRAWVVDCEALRLRSQVFALFHANRKPDWNPDQVLLPFGSGSPWGL